In Lacerta agilis isolate rLacAgi1 chromosome 8, rLacAgi1.pri, whole genome shotgun sequence, one genomic interval encodes:
- the PCNA gene encoding proliferating cell nuclear antigen: MFEARLIQGSVLKKVLEALKDLITEACWDLGSGGISLQSMDSSHVSLVQLTLRSEGFDTYRCDRNIAMGVNLTSMSKILKCAGNDDIITLRAEDSADTLVLVFETPNQEKVSDYEMKLMDLDVEQLGIPEQEYSCVVKMPSGEFARICRDLSHIGDAVVISCAKDGVKFSATGELGSGNIKLSQTSDVDKEEESVTIEMNEAVQLTFALRYLNFFTKATPLSSTVTLSMSAGVPLVVEYKIADMGHLKYYLAPKIEDQEES; the protein is encoded by the exons ATGTTCGAGGCGCGGCTCATCCAGGGCTCCGTCCTGAAGAAGGTGCTGGAGGCCCTCAAGGACCTCATCACCGAGGCCTGCTGGGACCTGGGCTCGGGCGGCATCAGCCTGCAGAGCATGGACTCCTCGCACGTCTCCCTGGTGCAGCTCACGCTCCGCTCCGAGGGCTTCGACACCTACCGCTGCGACCGGAACATCGCCATGGGGGTCAACCTCACCAG TATGTCCAAAATACTGAAGTGCGCAGGTAATGATGACATCATCACCCTGAGAGCAGAAGACAGTGCAGACACACTGGTTTTGGTGTTTGAGACACCAA ATCAGGAGAAGGTGTCTGACTatgaaatgaaattaatggacttggaTGTAGAACAGCTTGGAATTCCA GAACAAGAGTACAGCTGTGTGGTGAAAATGCCTTCTGGTGAATTTGCTCGCATCTGCAGAGATCTTAGCCACATTGGAGATGCTGTTGTAATCTCTTGCGCAAAAGATGGTGTTAAATTTTCTGCTACTGGAGAGCTAGGAAGTGGAAATATAAAACTGTCACAAACCAGTGATGTGGATAAAGAGGAAGAATCT GTTACAATAGAGATGAATGAGGCAGTCCAGCTGACTTTTGCTTTGAGGTACTTGAACTTCTTCACCAAAGCCACACCATTGTCTTCTACAGTTACCCTCAGTATGTCTGCAGGTGTCCCACTAG TTGTTGAATATAAGATAGCAGACATGGGACATTTGAAATATTATTTGGCTCCAAAGATTGAAGATCAAGAAGAATCTTAA